One segment of Streptomyces bathyalis DNA contains the following:
- a CDS encoding DNA polymerase Y family protein — protein MERVACAWLPDWPVVSDGSNPDGALPSAVVAGGKVVACSVAARAVGVRRGMRLRQATSRAPGLEVIARDVEGEMRYFEPVLQRLEAEVAPRWELIRPGLVVLPARGPSRYFGGEQALADRVVASIACAGHTAQAGVADTVFAAALAARRRVLVAEGRTREFLAPYPVGILGRARLAELLVRLGLSTVGDFAAMPGDRVLERFGVDGEAAHRTARGLEARGLSTREPGEDLTAACVFEPAEVRVEPVAFAAKQLALELHERLTAAGAVCARVEVALTLADGRRLTRLWRHEGRLSELAVAERVRWQLTAWQESGALTPQTDGRDGVEGIVRLAVRPEALSAATGRQGLLFGERTASAEMEVAAGRLQAMLGHGAVTRVQLGGGRGPAERTVRVAFGDLPPENGLPGGPWPGRLPAPHPTWVPVQPETARLEDVRGELVGVSARLELSAPPARLTLHGQPAVDVAGWTEPWPALEQWWNASKARRLVRMQIVTANSVAWLVALEGGQWWAEACYG, from the coding sequence GTGGAACGGGTGGCGTGCGCCTGGCTGCCGGACTGGCCCGTCGTGTCCGACGGCAGCAATCCGGATGGCGCGCTGCCGAGCGCCGTGGTCGCAGGCGGGAAGGTGGTGGCCTGTTCGGTCGCCGCCCGGGCGGTGGGTGTGCGCCGTGGAATGCGGCTGCGGCAGGCGACGAGCCGTGCCCCGGGGCTGGAAGTGATCGCCCGTGATGTGGAGGGCGAGATGCGGTACTTTGAGCCTGTCCTCCAGCGTCTGGAGGCGGAGGTTGCGCCGCGGTGGGAGTTGATCCGGCCCGGTCTGGTGGTGCTGCCGGCGCGTGGTCCGTCCCGGTATTTCGGTGGTGAACAGGCCCTGGCCGACCGGGTCGTGGCGAGCATCGCCTGCGCGGGCCACACCGCGCAGGCTGGTGTGGCGGATACCGTCTTCGCCGCGGCCCTGGCGGCGCGCCGCAGGGTGCTGGTGGCCGAGGGGCGGACGCGGGAGTTCCTGGCTCCGTATCCGGTCGGCATCTTGGGCCGCGCGCGCCTCGCGGAGTTGTTGGTGCGGCTGGGACTCTCCACCGTGGGTGACTTCGCTGCCATGCCGGGCGACCGGGTGCTTGAGCGTTTCGGCGTCGACGGCGAGGCGGCGCACCGAACGGCCCGCGGTCTGGAGGCGAGAGGGCTCAGTACCCGGGAGCCGGGCGAGGACCTCACTGCCGCGTGTGTCTTCGAGCCTGCCGAAGTGCGGGTGGAGCCGGTGGCATTCGCCGCGAAGCAGCTCGCGCTGGAGCTGCACGAACGCCTGACCGCCGCCGGTGCGGTGTGCGCGCGGGTCGAAGTCGCGCTCACCCTGGCCGACGGCAGAAGGCTGACGCGGCTGTGGCGGCACGAAGGGCGGCTGTCGGAGCTGGCGGTCGCGGAGCGGGTCCGCTGGCAACTGACTGCCTGGCAGGAGTCCGGCGCCCTCACCCCCCAGACCGACGGTCGCGATGGTGTCGAGGGGATCGTGCGGCTGGCGGTGCGGCCCGAGGCTCTGAGCGCAGCGACCGGACGCCAAGGGCTGCTGTTCGGCGAGAGGACGGCGAGTGCCGAGATGGAGGTCGCAGCCGGGCGGTTGCAGGCGATGCTCGGGCACGGCGCGGTCACCCGCGTGCAACTCGGCGGCGGCCGGGGCCCGGCCGAGCGTACGGTGCGTGTCGCCTTCGGCGATCTGCCGCCCGAGAACGGTCTGCCGGGCGGGCCGTGGCCTGGCCGCCTGCCCGCACCCCACCCAACATGGGTGCCCGTCCAGCCGGAAACTGCCCGGCTTGAGGACGTACGCGGCGAACTGGTCGGCGTCTCTGCCCGGTTGGAGCTGTCCGCTCCCCCGGCGCGGCTCACTCTGCATGGACAGCCTGCTGTGGATGTGGCGGGCTGGACGGAGCCGTGGCCGGCCCTGGAGCAGTGGTGGAACGCGTCCAAGGCACGCCGCCTGGTGCGCATGCAGATCGTCACGGCGAACAGCGTGGCCTGGCTGGTGGCGCTCGAAGGAGGGCAGTGGTGGGCGGAGGCCTGCTATGGCTGA
- a CDS encoding helix-turn-helix domain-containing protein, with the protein MTPSAPRIGTCVYCSREIRQTGPGRTRIYCNTACSSAAKRRSSNSERTNETRKVAEDIRWHAEQLLAAAQDDAPLQEHRLHCDAIRTALEAHEAAAVAAARNRGQTWAEIGAVVGLTTDAARHRWNATRHQGAMARHQQRTGQWAAQHGTATAPSEETPPQPVYPGLPPGIYVRETEDGDAGLHGPSLNQLSLALSHLQRASGRSLRDLADAIDCSASYLCRVLSGERKPSWRVVERLASACGGHPEDLQVLWREASGLEPLPQWREDSAVRAFHASIRGLHLAASRAPAEDICAGAKELDPNEVASLIHGEDILDWPTVSRVIRQLRGQPGRILPVWKAAMTKNEQDA; encoded by the coding sequence ATGACCCCTTCCGCACCACGCATCGGCACATGCGTGTACTGCAGCCGCGAGATACGCCAGACGGGCCCAGGCCGGACGCGGATCTATTGCAACACCGCCTGCAGCAGCGCCGCGAAACGCCGATCTTCGAACTCCGAGCGCACCAACGAGACACGGAAGGTCGCCGAGGACATTCGCTGGCACGCCGAACAGTTGCTGGCCGCAGCACAGGATGACGCCCCCCTTCAGGAACACCGTCTGCACTGCGACGCCATACGCACGGCGTTGGAGGCTCACGAAGCTGCCGCAGTTGCAGCCGCGCGCAACCGCGGACAAACGTGGGCAGAAATCGGCGCCGTCGTGGGACTGACCACCGACGCGGCACGGCACCGTTGGAATGCCACCCGACACCAAGGAGCAATGGCACGGCACCAACAGCGCACCGGACAGTGGGCCGCGCAGCATGGCACCGCAACGGCCCCGTCCGAGGAGACTCCGCCACAGCCCGTCTACCCTGGCCTCCCTCCGGGCATCTACGTGCGCGAGACAGAAGATGGCGACGCGGGGTTGCATGGACCATCGCTCAACCAACTGTCCCTAGCTCTGTCTCACTTACAGCGAGCCTCCGGCCGCAGTCTGCGGGACCTCGCCGACGCGATTGACTGCTCGGCCTCGTACCTCTGCCGCGTCCTGTCGGGAGAACGCAAACCCTCATGGCGCGTAGTGGAACGATTGGCTTCCGCATGTGGCGGGCACCCCGAGGATCTGCAGGTGTTGTGGAGAGAAGCCTCAGGGCTTGAACCCCTGCCCCAGTGGCGCGAGGACTCCGCCGTCCGTGCCTTCCACGCCAGCATCCGCGGTCTGCACCTCGCTGCTTCCCGCGCTCCCGCCGAGGACATCTGCGCAGGAGCAAAGGAGCTCGATCCGAACGAGGTCGCTTCCCTCATCCACGGAGAGGACATCCTGGATTGGCCCACCGTCTCCCGTGTCATCCGCCAACTCAGGGGGCAGCCAGGCAGGATTCTTCCCGTCTGGAAAGCGGCGATGACCAAGAACGAACAGGACGCGTGA